One segment of Schistocerca cancellata isolate TAMUIC-IGC-003103 chromosome 2, iqSchCanc2.1, whole genome shotgun sequence DNA contains the following:
- the LOC126161510 gene encoding uncharacterized protein LOC126161510, which yields MSPATLAIVVSLAAVAAAQYKGPQTTPVPILKQINRHNDDGSYSYGYEAADGSFKIETKHPTGEVYGKYGYVDDSGHLREIEYGASRRGFEPAGTGINVPPPTLQNTASPSYDNPDGYDDGQYREDPSVYYKSEGYNSRPSSSFRSRPAFSAPPPPPPPPPQYSAPAPAPAPAPAHNYYNAPPQNNYYNPPPQQHRYFNQPSYPRPPISVDPNIFRGHPASNFDVNTGSYTITYSGR from the exons GTGGTGTCTCTGGCCGCCGTGGCGGCTGCGCAGTACAAGGGCCCGCAGACGACGCCGGTGCCGATCCTGAAGCAGATCAACCGCCACAACGACGACGGCTCCTACAGCTACGGCTACGAGGCGGCCGACGGCTCCTTCAAGATCGAGACGAAGCACCCCACGGGCGAGGTCTACGGCAAGTACGGCTACGTCGACGACTCGGGACACCTGCGCGAGATCGAGTACGGCGCCTCCAGGAGGGGATTCGAGCCCGCAG GTACGGGCATCAACGTGCCTCCACCGACGCTGCAGAACACGGCGTCGCCGTCTTACGACAACCCGGACGGCTACGACGACGGACAGTACCGCGAGGACCCCAGCGTCTACTACAAGTCGGAGGGCTACAACAGCCGCCCCAGCAGCAGCTTCCGCTCGCGGCCCGCCTTCTCggcaccgcccccgccgcccccaccgcccccacaGTACAGCGCGCCCGCCCCCgctccggcgccggcgccggcgcacaACTATTACAACGCACCCCCGCAGAACAACTACTACAACCCACCCCCGCAGCAGCACCGCTACTTCAACCAGCCCTCATACCCTCGGCCGCCCATCAGCGTCGACCCCAACATCTTCCGGGGACACCCCGCCAGCAACTTTGACGTCAACACTGGGTCGTACACCATCACCTACTCCGGTCGCTGA